In the genome of Myxococcus stipitatus, one region contains:
- a CDS encoding RIO1 family regulatory kinase/ATPase — protein sequence MNDSLETLLADGIIEAVIGQLKTGKEAEVWLVQHAGQVVAAKLYKERHERNFRNNAGYREGREVRNSRTRRAMEKGSRFGQAAAEEAWKSAESDSLYKLHAQGVRVPTPVMFYEGILLMEVVVDAEGHPAPRLVEAPPATPEDAQNMYLDLRAQVISMLCADLIHGDLSPYNILMSWAGPTIIDFPQTIAAARNNRAEFYFRRDLDNVREFLATFAPWLHGMAGDTGEIWNAYVRRELTPDFVPSGNFREAPRRQGGRGGARDGRPDARPQGGPRRDFRAQAVEVVAPEPARAAMTPEEAEEAELRELEALVLRQGGGERGKPPASPPQRGGRRGGGRPPPRQGNNRPATPAAQRSGAPAAGGGQRGATARPSPGGDARNGGQGPAQGDARNGGARSVQGDARNGGPRSVQGDSRNGGPRSFQGDSRNGGHGASQGGRRDGAPGAFQGDASNGAQSPSQGDARNGGPRSFQGDVSNGAQSPSQGDARNGGPRSFQGDVSSNGAQSSSQRDARNGGPRSFQGDVSNGAQSPSQGDARNGGPRSFQGDGRGGQGPSQGGRRNGGPRSFQGDALNGGQASSLREQSHGGPSSPQSDAPHGGQSPSQGDRRNGGPRASQNGRRNGGPRSFQGDARNEGAASHPDNGHLGEQHASAGDARHGASESFNGESRNNGQRSYQGTSRNGAPDAGGEDARNGSPRPPMGGRRNERHERQANGPSSEPNGHYNNGNGEQNGANGSPRQNDSRPPRNEQRRGGPGRGAQPIVESRPAVSTTPASAPGGNVMREPRQNGNGARPQHPNSNRGGPRAARGGPQVSYVARSSTPSDSGPTETGS from the coding sequence ATGAATGACTCGCTAGAGACCCTCCTCGCCGACGGAATCATCGAGGCCGTCATCGGCCAGTTGAAGACGGGAAAGGAGGCGGAGGTGTGGCTGGTCCAGCACGCCGGGCAGGTGGTGGCCGCCAAGCTGTACAAGGAGCGCCACGAGCGCAACTTCCGCAACAATGCGGGCTATCGGGAAGGGCGCGAGGTGCGCAATTCCCGGACCCGTCGCGCCATGGAGAAGGGCAGCCGCTTCGGGCAGGCCGCCGCCGAGGAGGCGTGGAAGAGCGCCGAGTCGGATTCGCTGTACAAGCTGCACGCCCAGGGCGTCCGGGTTCCGACGCCGGTGATGTTCTACGAGGGCATCCTCCTGATGGAGGTGGTGGTCGACGCGGAGGGCCATCCGGCGCCGCGCCTGGTGGAGGCCCCGCCGGCGACCCCCGAGGATGCGCAGAACATGTACCTGGACCTGCGCGCGCAGGTCATCAGCATGCTGTGCGCGGACCTCATCCATGGGGACCTGTCGCCGTACAACATCCTGATGAGTTGGGCGGGTCCCACCATCATCGACTTCCCGCAGACCATCGCCGCCGCGCGCAACAACCGCGCGGAGTTCTACTTCCGGCGAGACCTGGACAATGTGCGCGAGTTCCTCGCGACGTTCGCGCCGTGGCTGCACGGGATGGCGGGCGACACGGGTGAAATCTGGAACGCGTATGTGCGGCGGGAGCTCACGCCGGACTTCGTGCCGTCCGGGAACTTCCGTGAGGCGCCGCGTCGGCAGGGAGGAAGAGGGGGCGCGCGGGATGGGCGTCCGGACGCACGGCCTCAAGGGGGCCCGCGACGCGACTTCCGCGCCCAGGCGGTGGAGGTGGTGGCGCCCGAGCCGGCCCGGGCCGCGATGACGCCCGAGGAGGCTGAAGAGGCGGAGCTGCGCGAGCTGGAGGCGTTGGTCCTGCGGCAGGGCGGTGGTGAGCGAGGGAAGCCGCCGGCGTCGCCTCCGCAGCGAGGCGGGCGCCGGGGTGGAGGTCGTCCGCCTCCGCGTCAGGGCAACAACCGGCCCGCGACGCCCGCGGCACAGCGGAGCGGAGCGCCGGCGGCGGGTGGAGGTCAACGCGGCGCGACGGCGCGTCCGTCACCTGGAGGGGATGCACGCAACGGGGGACAAGGTCCCGCGCAGGGCGATGCACGCAATGGAGGGGCGCGCTCCGTCCAGGGTGATGCGCGTAATGGTGGCCCTCGCTCCGTCCAGGGCGACTCGCGCAACGGCGGTCCTCGCTCTTTCCAGGGCGACTCGCGCAACGGTGGCCACGGCGCCTCGCAGGGTGGGCGTCGCGACGGTGCGCCAGGCGCCTTCCAGGGCGATGCGTCCAACGGGGCGCAGAGTCCCTCACAGGGCGATGCTCGCAACGGGGGCCCTCGCTCCTTCCAGGGCGATGTGTCCAACGGAGCGCAGAGCCCCTCGCAGGGCGATGCACGCAACGGAGGCCCTCGCTCCTTCCAGGGCGATGTGTCGTCCAACGGAGCGCAGAGTTCCTCGCAGCGCGATGCACGCAACGGAGGCCCTCGCTCCTTCCAGGGCGATGTGTCCAACGGAGCGCAGAGTCCCTCGCAGGGCGATGCACGCAACGGAGGCCCTCGCTCCTTCCAGGGCGATGGGCGCGGCGGCCAGGGCCCGTCTCAGGGTGGGCGCCGTAACGGCGGTCCGCGCTCCTTCCAGGGTGATGCACTCAACGGGGGGCAGGCGTCCTCCCTGCGTGAGCAGAGCCATGGAGGTCCATCCTCCCCGCAGAGCGACGCACCCCATGGAGGACAAAGTCCTTCTCAGGGTGATCGGCGCAACGGGGGTCCGCGCGCTTCCCAGAACGGCCGACGCAACGGAGGACCTCGCTCCTTCCAAGGCGATGCGCGCAACGAAGGGGCAGCGTCCCATCCGGACAACGGGCACCTCGGCGAGCAGCACGCCTCCGCGGGCGACGCTCGCCATGGCGCCTCCGAGTCCTTCAACGGGGAGTCGCGCAACAACGGCCAGCGGTCCTATCAGGGCACCTCGCGCAACGGCGCGCCTGACGCTGGTGGGGAGGACGCTCGCAACGGTTCGCCTCGGCCCCCCATGGGTGGGCGTCGCAACGAGCGACATGAGCGCCAGGCCAATGGCCCGTCCTCGGAGCCGAACGGCCACTACAACAACGGCAATGGGGAGCAGAACGGCGCCAACGGTTCGCCTCGGCAGAACGACTCGCGGCCCCCTCGCAATGAGCAGCGCCGGGGAGGTCCTGGTCGAGGGGCACAGCCCATCGTGGAGAGCCGGCCCGCCGTCAGCACGACACCGGCATCCGCGCCAGGTGGCAACGTGATGCGAGAGCCTCGGCAGAACGGCAATGGGGCTCGACCGCAGCACCCCAACTCGAACCGGGGCGGCCCTCGCGCGGCTCGCGGCGGGCCCCAGGTGAGCTACGTAGCTCGCTCCTCCACCCCGTCCGACTCAGGGCCCACCGAAACGGGCTCCTGA